In Saccharicrinis fermentans DSM 9555 = JCM 21142, a genomic segment contains:
- a CDS encoding sialate O-acetylesterase, with the protein MKRKILYLIVVISIISLNSIAQNVVHVVLLGGQSNMAGAGNYYQLDSTLRERIEVASQRVELSVDGLPPRPLSYTYSTFQKRKRGFGAVFGPELLLGVTLAEAYPKQEFLFIKLAQGGTSLYGAWNPEWSRDKALELERGEMKQNLQLFKKHVDIIHEQLLHLKNNGRLYRILGMVWMQGENDAAREVSARSYQTNLNKLIEAYRKEFKIPDMPFVMGQINSNYGRFAQGPQMVREAMVNVAQSDVHVGIITTVPKSPWLDYPKHTDNVHYNTEGQRRLGIAFAKILIDLSCKMED; encoded by the coding sequence ATGAAAAGAAAGATATTATATTTGATTGTTGTTATCAGTATTATTTCATTAAATAGTATTGCTCAAAATGTTGTTCATGTTGTTTTACTTGGTGGGCAATCTAATATGGCTGGAGCCGGCAATTATTATCAATTGGACAGTACGCTTCGAGAACGTATTGAAGTAGCATCTCAAAGGGTTGAGTTGAGTGTTGATGGCTTGCCACCCAGACCTTTGAGTTATACATACTCTACTTTTCAGAAACGAAAACGAGGGTTTGGTGCAGTTTTTGGACCTGAATTGCTTTTAGGTGTTACTTTAGCAGAAGCCTATCCAAAACAAGAATTTTTGTTTATAAAATTAGCACAAGGAGGTACTTCTCTTTATGGCGCATGGAATCCGGAATGGTCGCGGGATAAAGCCTTGGAGTTAGAGCGAGGAGAGATGAAACAAAATCTGCAATTATTTAAAAAACATGTAGATATTATACATGAACAATTATTACATCTCAAAAACAATGGTAGATTATATCGTATATTAGGTATGGTATGGATGCAAGGTGAAAATGATGCAGCCCGTGAAGTGAGTGCGCGTAGTTATCAAACGAACCTAAATAAATTGATAGAAGCTTATCGTAAAGAATTTAAGATCCCGGATATGCCGTTTGTAATGGGACAGATTAATTCAAATTATGGAAGGTTTGCACAAGGTCCTCAAATGGTTAGAGAGGCAATGGTGAATGTTGCCCAGAGTGATGTTCATGTGGGAATAATTACCACAGTACCAAAATCACCATGGCTTGATTATCCTAAGCATACTGATAATGTACATTACAATACAGAAGGCCAAAGAAGATTAGGTATTGCCTTTGCAAAAATACTAATTGATTTGTCCTGCAAAATGGAGGATTGA
- a CDS encoding glycoside hydrolase family 2 TIM barrel-domain containing protein, whose protein sequence is MRYTVLFMSLLLIMNLSAQENISFNSKWKFQLGDHKEVSDVQYDDANWRVLELPHDWSIEGEYSPDAPMGGQCGYLPAGIAWYRKTMHVPEEWKGKHVEIAFDGVFMNSTVYANGKKLGTRPYGWISFYYDISSIVNQSDEIIFAVRVDNEKQPSARWYTGSGIYANTWIRIRDHVHVPQDGIFVRTNKNVLTIDTEVRNKWNQDIRARLLTSVLDANGNEVASVEDKVRLQADTIHKIRQTITVNNPNLWNIDAPYLYTLVTRVKTGRKIRDRRETRFGIRDIEWKPETGMWLNGQNVKLQGVCNHQDAGALGAAVPDKILRYRIKQLKEMGVNAIRTAHNPQTPQFYAMCDEMGMLVMDEIFDGWMKKAANDYGAHAFKDWWKQDLRDWLKRDRNHPCVVIYSVGNETHGEVGEDLVQQCHLLDPTRPVTSGHSGSEYMDVLGVNGHSEKMGFFDELQDDRVFIGTENTHTWQVRGYYRTKTWYRDGYPNNRQKPYWYPDLTKEEVFSDDWTNAAGKSHFKQVFNSSYDNAMVRLTSRQNIEQLRDIPKYAGSFRWTGYDYIGEATYVHGGWPFKAFMGGAIDLANFEKDLFYLYQSQWTDKPMVHILPHWTHPTIQEGTKIPVWVYSNCDEVELFFNGQSLGRKPKGSKWNEMQREWLVAYQPGELKAVAFNQGKEVAQQTVRTAGPPSKISLSVDGEPLANEGKDIVQVRVTTTDANGEFYPYGENRTYFHVIGNGKIRALDNGSPIDVEKHFEASDRIAFYGLTRAYIESVAKNGDISLLATCILGEKKQVISKQVSIDTQMLTLRGKATKVDVKVYYTIDGSEPNFHSKLYQSPFEVELGTTVKALVVLNGKALYIMEERFAKDEGFVWDAVQQAVNPGGDQAEDATFNIAYKSTQGMGFKGTGYLDFGRNSGGYVEWYQENDGSAGAFTLKIRYSANKKIRPVYRVKLTVNGKSKEIRMPATDKFRTQWDTFETFAYFGVGANTIRLEALEDDGLGIDELRVE, encoded by the coding sequence ATGAGGTATACGGTTTTATTCATGTCGTTGTTGTTGATAATGAACTTATCGGCGCAAGAAAACATAAGTTTTAATTCCAAGTGGAAGTTTCAATTGGGTGATCATAAGGAAGTATCCGATGTTCAATATGATGATGCTAATTGGAGAGTTCTTGAATTACCACACGATTGGAGCATTGAAGGTGAATATAGCCCAGATGCACCTATGGGTGGTCAATGTGGTTATTTGCCTGCCGGAATTGCTTGGTATCGTAAAACTATGCATGTGCCGGAAGAGTGGAAAGGAAAGCATGTTGAAATTGCTTTTGATGGTGTTTTTATGAATAGTACAGTATATGCCAATGGTAAAAAGTTAGGGACACGACCTTATGGTTGGATATCCTTTTATTACGATATAAGTTCCATCGTAAATCAATCGGATGAAATTATTTTTGCTGTTCGTGTAGATAATGAAAAGCAGCCTTCGGCTCGGTGGTATACGGGCAGTGGTATTTATGCCAATACATGGATACGTATTAGAGATCATGTACATGTGCCACAAGATGGGATATTTGTTCGTACGAATAAGAATGTGCTCACCATAGATACTGAAGTAAGAAATAAATGGAATCAAGATATTAGAGCCAGATTGCTGACTTCGGTACTTGACGCCAATGGAAATGAAGTGGCATCAGTTGAAGATAAGGTAAGATTACAGGCTGATACTATCCATAAAATACGTCAGACCATTACTGTGAATAATCCAAATTTATGGAATATTGACGCTCCATATCTGTATACCTTGGTTACGCGTGTTAAAACAGGAAGAAAGATACGGGATCGTAGAGAGACTCGTTTTGGAATCCGAGATATTGAATGGAAGCCTGAAACAGGTATGTGGTTGAATGGCCAAAATGTCAAGCTTCAGGGGGTTTGTAATCATCAGGATGCAGGGGCTTTAGGTGCTGCAGTACCCGATAAAATATTGCGTTATCGAATCAAGCAGTTAAAGGAGATGGGAGTAAATGCCATTCGTACTGCCCATAATCCTCAAACGCCTCAATTTTACGCTATGTGTGATGAGATGGGGATGTTAGTCATGGATGAAATTTTTGATGGCTGGATGAAAAAAGCAGCGAATGACTATGGAGCACATGCTTTTAAGGATTGGTGGAAACAGGATCTAAGGGATTGGTTAAAACGAGATCGTAATCATCCATGTGTAGTTATTTATAGTGTAGGAAATGAAACGCATGGAGAGGTAGGGGAAGATCTTGTTCAACAGTGCCATCTTTTAGATCCTACCAGACCGGTTACTTCTGGTCACTCAGGTTCTGAGTATATGGATGTGTTAGGCGTGAATGGACATAGTGAGAAGATGGGATTTTTTGATGAGTTGCAGGATGATCGTGTATTTATTGGTACTGAGAATACGCACACTTGGCAGGTGCGAGGATATTATCGTACCAAAACTTGGTATCGAGATGGTTATCCTAATAACCGACAAAAGCCCTATTGGTATCCTGATTTAACCAAAGAGGAAGTGTTTTCAGATGATTGGACCAATGCCGCTGGGAAGTCACATTTTAAACAGGTTTTTAACTCCAGTTATGACAATGCGATGGTGCGTTTAACTTCTCGGCAAAATATTGAGCAGTTACGTGATATTCCCAAGTATGCGGGTTCTTTTCGATGGACAGGTTATGATTATATTGGAGAGGCGACCTATGTACATGGAGGATGGCCCTTTAAAGCTTTTATGGGTGGGGCGATTGACTTAGCTAATTTTGAAAAGGATTTATTTTACTTGTATCAAAGTCAGTGGACCGATAAACCAATGGTGCATATCTTACCTCACTGGACGCATCCAACTATTCAAGAAGGAACAAAAATACCTGTTTGGGTATATTCTAATTGCGATGAGGTGGAATTATTTTTCAATGGACAATCTTTGGGACGTAAACCTAAAGGTAGTAAATGGAATGAGATGCAGCGTGAATGGTTGGTTGCTTATCAACCTGGGGAGTTGAAGGCTGTGGCCTTCAACCAAGGGAAAGAGGTAGCGCAACAGACAGTTCGTACAGCTGGTCCTCCTTCTAAAATTTCTCTATCAGTCGACGGGGAGCCTTTGGCTAATGAAGGAAAGGATATTGTTCAGGTGCGTGTGACCACTACAGATGCTAATGGTGAATTTTATCCCTATGGTGAAAATCGTACTTATTTTCATGTGATAGGAAATGGAAAAATAAGAGCGTTGGATAATGGTAGTCCGATTGATGTGGAGAAGCATTTTGAGGCTTCTGATCGTATCGCTTTTTATGGACTGACACGTGCTTACATAGAATCTGTAGCAAAGAATGGTGATATTTCACTTTTAGCTACCTGTATTTTAGGCGAAAAGAAACAGGTTATCTCAAAGCAAGTAAGTATTGATACCCAAATGTTGACCTTACGAGGTAAGGCTACTAAAGTTGATGTTAAAGTTTATTATACCATTGATGGTTCAGAACCTAATTTTCATTCCAAACTTTATCAATCTCCTTTTGAAGTTGAATTGGGTACCACCGTAAAAGCATTGGTAGTTCTCAATGGTAAAGCACTTTACATCATGGAAGAGCGCTTTGCTAAAGATGAAGGATTTGTTTGGGATGCCGTTCAACAGGCAGTAAACCCTGGAGGTGATCAGGCCGAGGATGCTACATTTAATATAGCCTATAAATCTACACAAGGCATGGGTTTTAAGGGTACTGGATATCTTGATTTTGGTCGTAATAGTGGTGGATACGTTGAATGGTATCAGGAAAATGACGGAAGTGCAGGAGCGTTTACATTAAAAATCAGATATAGTGCAAATAAAAAGATCAGACCTGTTTATAGAGTTAAACTAACTGTAAATGGTAAGTCGAAAGAAATAAGGATGCCTGCTACTGATAAATTCAGAACCCAATGGGACACCTTTGAAACGTTTGCCTACTTTGGGGTAGGTGCAAACACAATTCGTTTAGAAGCCCTTGAGGATGATGGTTTGGGAATCGATGAGCTTCGAGTGGAATAA
- a CDS encoding L-rhamnose/proton symporter RhaT, producing the protein MEFAFIPLLLVLFASIFQGSFGLGMKFMSPLKWEAWWFVHATVAMIIVPVVWALIVVPDLFQVIAKAPSQAIIIGMLFGFLWGIGGIMFGKSIPYIGISLTYGIVMGTCSAVGSLIPFFQIDNAISLPAFPYVIVGVVIMLFGVAVSAYAGIKRDKLIGDTSGGKINLNKGIAIALVSGVLSAFLNVGFVNAQSVGIIAESVGALPRNSSLAVWVVVLMGAYLMNAGYAIFLLAKNKTWSSFAVSHSSKAYVWSIVAGLLWFGALGIYGQGATLMGGMGPVIGWPILLGVSLIVSNVWAYINNEWKGAKVPFIWLLAGLFILIVATVVLGYANGVN; encoded by the coding sequence ATGGAATTTGCATTTATACCATTGTTACTCGTTTTATTTGCGAGTATTTTCCAGGGTTCGTTTGGTCTGGGTATGAAATTTATGTCTCCCTTGAAATGGGAAGCTTGGTGGTTTGTCCATGCTACAGTGGCAATGATTATTGTACCTGTCGTTTGGGCTTTGATAGTTGTCCCTGATTTATTTCAAGTGATAGCAAAGGCTCCTTCCCAAGCCATAATAATAGGAATGTTATTTGGTTTTCTTTGGGGTATTGGGGGCATTATGTTTGGTAAAAGTATTCCTTATATTGGTATTTCATTAACGTATGGTATCGTAATGGGTACCTGTTCTGCAGTGGGAAGCTTAATCCCATTTTTTCAAATAGATAATGCTATTAGTTTGCCTGCTTTTCCTTATGTAATAGTGGGGGTAGTCATTATGTTGTTCGGTGTAGCGGTATCTGCATATGCAGGAATTAAACGGGATAAACTAATCGGTGATACTTCAGGTGGAAAAATAAACCTTAATAAAGGTATCGCTATTGCGCTTGTTAGTGGGGTGTTATCTGCTTTTCTTAATGTAGGTTTTGTCAATGCGCAATCCGTAGGAATAATAGCTGAATCGGTGGGTGCTTTGCCTCGTAATAGTAGTTTGGCTGTATGGGTAGTTGTTCTCATGGGAGCTTACCTGATGAATGCAGGATATGCTATCTTTCTTCTTGCAAAAAATAAAACATGGAGTTCATTTGCTGTTTCTCATTCCTCAAAAGCTTATGTTTGGTCTATAGTGGCTGGTCTATTGTGGTTTGGTGCATTAGGGATTTATGGGCAGGGAGCTACTCTAATGGGAGGAATGGGGCCTGTTATTGGGTGGCCTATTCTTCTGGGTGTATCATTAATAGTGAGTAATGTGTGGGCCTATATAAATAATGAATGGAAAGGAGCAAAAGTACCTTTTATTTGGTTATTGGCTGGTTTGTTTATTCTGATTGTTGCTACCGTGGTGCTGGGATATGCAAATGGAGTAAATTAA
- a CDS encoding aldehyde dehydrogenase family protein: MNFGYKKMYIGGQLRDAISGDKKEVVCPANQEVVAEVASAGVGDAERALKEADKGFKVWSRFSLAQRTKWMIRFRDEVLAYEDILRKAIMFEMGKSYEAAAEDVQLLTDGLAFYPQAMRNMHDEIIPDVENTHRHKIVHQPAGVAVAYLAWNFPLLNVGYKVGPALAAGCSIVIKPSELSPLSSYILGEILFKINFPAGVINIISGPVEQVATTMTKSKIPKVLTMIGSSASGKRVIADSATSVKHVSLELGGNAPFIVCEDADINTAVEIGIALKYGNCGQICVSPNRFIIHENVYDEFLDKFTKKANQLKVGFGIEEKPDMGPLVTLRDRERILKMIEDDVAAGASIHLGGNIPEDKPNGFFLEPTILTGVTRDSRCFKEEIFGPVAAMMKFSDVEEAIEIGNQTEYGLVSYVFSQNEKVIRRMSEELDFGEVQVNGVKYAIYLPHGGIKESGIGHDCSYLALNDYLIKKRITIAL; the protein is encoded by the coding sequence ATGAATTTCGGATATAAAAAAATGTATATAGGTGGCCAACTTAGGGATGCCATTTCGGGAGATAAGAAAGAAGTGGTTTGTCCTGCGAACCAAGAAGTAGTGGCTGAGGTTGCTTCAGCTGGAGTGGGTGATGCAGAGAGGGCATTGAAAGAAGCTGATAAGGGTTTTAAAGTGTGGTCGCGTTTTTCTTTGGCGCAACGAACGAAGTGGATGATACGATTTCGTGATGAAGTGCTTGCCTATGAAGATATATTGCGTAAAGCTATTATGTTTGAGATGGGGAAATCGTACGAAGCGGCAGCTGAGGATGTTCAGTTATTGACCGATGGGCTAGCATTTTATCCTCAAGCTATGCGAAATATGCACGATGAAATTATTCCGGATGTGGAAAATACGCATAGACATAAAATAGTTCATCAACCGGCCGGCGTAGCTGTGGCTTATCTGGCCTGGAATTTTCCTTTACTCAATGTAGGTTATAAGGTAGGTCCTGCTTTGGCTGCTGGCTGTTCCATCGTTATAAAACCTTCTGAATTATCTCCGCTGTCTTCATATATACTTGGTGAAATTTTGTTTAAAATAAATTTTCCGGCTGGTGTTATTAATATTATTAGTGGGCCGGTTGAACAGGTGGCAACAACCATGACGAAGAGTAAGATACCAAAGGTGCTGACTATGATTGGTTCTTCTGCATCAGGAAAGAGGGTGATTGCTGATTCAGCAACATCAGTAAAGCATGTTAGTTTAGAATTAGGAGGAAATGCACCTTTTATTGTATGTGAGGATGCTGATATTAATACTGCTGTGGAGATTGGTATTGCCCTTAAATATGGCAATTGTGGGCAAATATGTGTATCTCCCAATAGATTTATCATTCATGAAAATGTATATGATGAGTTTCTTGATAAGTTTACGAAAAAAGCAAACCAATTAAAGGTAGGTTTTGGTATTGAGGAGAAACCTGATATGGGGCCTTTGGTTACATTGCGTGACAGAGAACGTATATTAAAGATGATTGAAGATGATGTAGCTGCTGGGGCTAGTATTCATTTAGGGGGTAATATTCCGGAAGATAAACCCAATGGCTTCTTCTTGGAGCCGACTATTTTGACTGGTGTTACACGAGATAGCAGATGTTTTAAAGAAGAAATATTTGGCCCAGTTGCAGCCATGATGAAATTCTCTGATGTTGAAGAAGCTATTGAAATCGGAAACCAAACAGAGTATGGTTTGGTGTCGTATGTATTTTCCCAAAACGAAAAAGTAATTCGTCGAATGTCTGAAGAATTAGACTTTGGTGAAGTACAAGTGAATGGCGTTAAATATGCCATCTATTTGCCACATGGCGGTATTAAAGAAAGTGGAATTGGTCATGATTGTTCTTACCTGGCTTTAAACGATTACTTAATAAAAAAGAGAATAACAATTGCGCTATAA
- a CDS encoding family 16 glycosylhydrolase — protein MKKKIILQCLIMLLCISTYAQQPFGLSGNWELQNALSDEFNGGLNTGKWEHDPADWGPWSWKPERTKVSNGKLKLTLDWDKHIRGGEQLYFTSGIIRSKQSIKYGYFEVKMKGAPQHPGVCPAFWTYSIGQPAIVYNGQTIKYNEIDFPEIQQRLRNVKLIDWNVIRADATGKRTSVRETTGGGVGPSFDPRSGYHIYGCLWEKDNIEFYIDGALVATADPTESIYQFHQQHLVISLGLREPYYEYINGQRKAIKTESRPAGFPTTMQVEYVRTWKRSTEGTNTCDDTWKSTATYSLSDEVIYNGTKWKWKSRTDGNCTPGNCGRWRNLGACSTLKSASVYEPSNDVEIQKKNSETSRNIDSGATGMLKVSHNSADDILIITSDDKTNVNIYDINGKVMLSKSFNGCIELDINFLPQGLYIVKVANKVNSVTKKIVK, from the coding sequence ATGAAAAAGAAAATTATACTACAATGCCTAATTATGCTTTTATGCATTTCGACCTATGCACAACAACCCTTTGGGTTGTCGGGAAATTGGGAGTTGCAAAATGCTCTTTCGGATGAGTTCAATGGTGGATTAAACACTGGTAAATGGGAACATGATCCTGCTGACTGGGGGCCATGGTCATGGAAACCAGAACGTACAAAAGTTAGTAATGGAAAATTAAAATTAACTCTAGATTGGGACAAGCATATACGAGGAGGAGAACAACTATACTTTACTTCTGGGATTATTAGGAGTAAACAATCCATTAAATATGGATATTTTGAAGTGAAAATGAAGGGTGCCCCTCAACACCCGGGTGTATGCCCTGCATTTTGGACATATAGCATAGGGCAACCTGCCATAGTTTATAACGGACAAACAATAAAATATAACGAAATTGATTTTCCCGAAATACAGCAACGCTTACGAAATGTTAAACTAATAGATTGGAATGTCATAAGAGCTGATGCCACAGGCAAAAGAACTTCTGTTAGAGAAACGACAGGAGGAGGTGTTGGACCAAGTTTTGATCCAAGAAGTGGTTATCATATTTATGGGTGTTTATGGGAAAAAGATAATATTGAGTTTTATATTGATGGTGCATTGGTTGCTACAGCCGACCCTACAGAATCTATTTATCAATTTCATCAGCAGCATTTGGTTATTTCGTTAGGATTGAGGGAGCCTTATTATGAATATATAAACGGGCAAAGAAAAGCTATTAAAACTGAAAGCAGACCAGCAGGTTTTCCAACTACAATGCAAGTAGAATATGTAAGAACTTGGAAAAGGTCTACTGAGGGAACTAATACTTGTGATGATACTTGGAAATCAACTGCAACATATTCATTGTCTGATGAAGTAATTTATAACGGTACTAAATGGAAGTGGAAATCTAGAACGGACGGAAACTGTACCCCTGGAAATTGTGGCAGATGGAGAAATCTAGGTGCTTGTTCAACACTTAAAAGTGCAAGTGTATATGAACCTTCTAACGATGTTGAAATTCAAAAAAAGAATTCTGAAACATCTCGGAATATAGATTCTGGAGCTACTGGTATGTTAAAAGTAAGTCATAATAGTGCGGATGATATTTTAATAATTACTTCTGATGACAAAACTAATGTAAACATCTATGACATAAATGGTAAAGTCATGCTTTCAAAATCTTTTAATGGATGTATCGAGTTAGATATTAATTTTCTACCTCAAGGTTTGTATATAGTTAAAGTAGCTAATAAGGTAAATAGTGTTACTAAAAAGATTGTTAAATAA
- a CDS encoding FAD-dependent oxidoreductase has protein sequence MKRRDFFRKGAKGVAGASLLSIAGPVSARDLGRNDRSKDNWYQVATGNMGIPQRQQTVKCDVLVVGGGMAGISAAVSSARNGVKTILIQDRPVLGGNASSEMRITVNGAPQERETGIVEEILIENWVHNKQQSYPVWDHVLYNYVTRQPNLQLILNTQAVDVLLNDNVIKAVKCWGLTNETETTIYAKQFIDCSGDGLMAAMTGAEYRTGREGKDEFGESYAPDRPDGWTMGDCIMMITKDMGRPMPFKAPDYAIPFDHETAFKDKHRRIKQVKEGFWWIEVGDDFDIIGHREDIRHKLMAYFYGVWDYIKNSGNYPEAENIALDWVGSIPGRRESRRFVGDYMLTQNDILKCRHFKDAIGFGGWSLDEHNPGGVENMTEPASYFHARSAEVYEIPYGILYSKNISNLSFAGRNASLTHIALSSTRVMATCSLMGQAVGTGASICVKKEINPRELRTKYMDDLQEQLLRDDVFIPKRPAMDKRDLARTADLMVGSSTLSGDVQLLIDGVSRDRDNEVHHWETDGLPAQLQLEWKVPVNISKVEMKGDTNVHRHLMMHKNPDKYIQKKQLLDVPPELIKKLRIEVRDQGKWVEVSNIEENITRSIKTTFAQVKTSAVRITLLDTWGYENAKLFEVRCYS, from the coding sequence ATGAAAAGAAGAGATTTTTTTAGAAAGGGAGCCAAAGGTGTTGCTGGAGCTAGCTTACTTTCTATTGCAGGTCCTGTTTCTGCAAGAGATTTAGGGAGAAATGACCGATCAAAAGATAATTGGTATCAGGTGGCAACTGGTAATATGGGAATTCCGCAGAGACAGCAAACGGTAAAATGCGATGTGCTGGTTGTTGGTGGTGGTATGGCTGGCATTTCAGCGGCCGTATCTTCTGCACGAAATGGAGTTAAAACGATATTAATTCAGGATCGGCCCGTGTTGGGAGGTAATGCATCCAGTGAAATGCGTATTACTGTTAATGGTGCTCCTCAAGAAAGGGAAACAGGTATTGTTGAAGAAATTCTCATTGAAAATTGGGTTCATAACAAGCAGCAATCTTATCCAGTGTGGGATCATGTGCTATATAACTATGTTACGCGTCAACCGAATCTGCAATTAATACTTAATACACAGGCTGTTGATGTGCTTTTGAATGATAATGTAATAAAAGCAGTTAAATGTTGGGGTTTGACGAATGAAACAGAGACTACCATTTATGCAAAACAGTTTATTGATTGCTCAGGGGATGGTTTAATGGCAGCTATGACGGGTGCTGAATATCGAACGGGACGTGAAGGTAAGGATGAATTTGGTGAGTCATATGCGCCTGATCGTCCGGATGGATGGACTATGGGGGATTGTATCATGATGATTACGAAAGATATGGGGCGACCCATGCCATTTAAAGCACCTGATTATGCCATTCCTTTCGACCACGAAACCGCGTTTAAAGACAAGCACCGACGTATTAAGCAGGTTAAAGAAGGATTTTGGTGGATTGAAGTGGGCGATGATTTTGATATTATTGGTCATCGTGAGGATATTAGACATAAATTAATGGCTTATTTTTATGGTGTTTGGGATTATATAAAAAATTCGGGTAATTATCCTGAAGCCGAAAATATTGCTCTAGATTGGGTGGGATCTATCCCCGGACGACGTGAGTCACGTCGCTTTGTGGGAGACTATATGCTTACACAAAATGATATTTTAAAGTGTCGCCACTTTAAAGATGCAATTGGTTTTGGGGGGTGGTCTTTGGATGAGCATAACCCTGGAGGTGTCGAAAATATGACTGAACCTGCAAGTTATTTTCATGCAAGAAGTGCTGAAGTTTATGAGATACCGTATGGTATTTTGTATTCCAAGAATATCTCAAATCTTTCTTTTGCAGGAAGAAATGCAAGCTTAACACATATTGCTCTTTCTTCCACGCGCGTTATGGCTACTTGCTCTTTAATGGGACAGGCTGTAGGAACGGGTGCTTCTATCTGTGTTAAAAAGGAAATTAACCCGCGAGAATTACGTACCAAATATATGGATGACTTGCAAGAACAGTTATTGCGCGACGATGTATTTATACCTAAGCGGCCGGCTATGGATAAAAGAGATTTGGCACGTACCGCAGATTTAATGGTGGGTTCGTCTACGCTTTCAGGTGACGTTCAGTTGTTGATAGATGGTGTGTCTCGTGATAGAGATAACGAAGTGCATCATTGGGAGACAGATGGATTACCTGCCCAGTTGCAATTGGAATGGAAAGTGCCAGTGAACATATCCAAAGTAGAAATGAAAGGTGATACCAATGTACATCGTCATTTGATGATGCATAAAAATCCAGACAAATATATACAAAAAAAACAGCTATTAGATGTTCCTCCCGAATTAATAAAAAAGCTTAGAATTGAAGTTCGTGATCAGGGTAAATGGGTTGAGGTGTCAAACATAGAGGAGAATATTACGCGTTCTATTAAAACAACCTTTGCACAGGTGAAAACTTCGGCTGTTCGCATTACCTTGTTGGATACTTGGGGGTATGAAAATGCTAAGTTATTTGAAGTGAGATGTTATTCGTAA
- a CDS encoding mandelate racemase/muconate lactonizing enzyme family protein, translating to MKVTSIESFILSDTLKESFYFSQWEYCERQICIVKITCDDGHVGWGEGYGPAKLVKAGIEHLTPYVLGQNPLQTETIWSIMYRRTLDFARRGILVSAMSAIDVALWDLKGKICDQPVHLLLGGKKRDVILPYATGMYYSNCDNLGQKLANEAKEYADLGYKAMKMKVGLGIEEDIEYVRMVREAIGPDVALMIDANHAYCLREAVQLANAVEKYNIAWFEEPISPEYYEQYAELRSKTTIPIAGGECEYLRYGFQTLLKSNSVDIIQPDICATGGLTEAKRIAVLASVYGVEVVTHTWGTGIAISAALHFVSNLDSIPGRLKMPYNQIEYDRTENGLREELTTTKMVEKNGEIIVSDDPGLGFELNEDVLCKYLLKE from the coding sequence ATGAAAGTTACATCAATAGAAAGTTTTATTCTTTCTGACACATTGAAGGAAAGCTTTTATTTCTCGCAATGGGAGTACTGTGAACGACAAATTTGTATTGTAAAAATCACTTGTGATGATGGACATGTGGGCTGGGGTGAAGGTTATGGTCCCGCGAAATTGGTGAAAGCCGGAATTGAACACTTGACTCCTTATGTGTTGGGTCAAAATCCTTTGCAGACCGAAACGATTTGGAGTATTATGTATCGGAGAACCTTGGATTTTGCGCGTCGAGGTATCTTGGTTTCGGCCATGAGTGCTATTGATGTGGCTCTTTGGGATCTAAAAGGAAAAATATGTGATCAACCTGTTCATTTGTTGTTGGGAGGTAAAAAACGTGATGTTATTTTGCCGTATGCTACAGGTATGTACTATTCTAATTGCGATAATTTGGGACAGAAACTAGCCAATGAGGCAAAAGAATATGCAGACTTAGGATACAAGGCTATGAAAATGAAAGTGGGACTAGGAATAGAGGAGGATATTGAGTACGTTAGGATGGTTCGTGAGGCCATTGGACCCGATGTGGCACTTATGATTGATGCCAACCATGCGTATTGTTTGCGAGAGGCTGTTCAACTGGCAAATGCCGTAGAAAAATACAATATAGCTTGGTTTGAAGAGCCAATATCGCCCGAATACTATGAGCAATATGCCGAATTGCGTAGTAAGACTACTATTCCAATTGCAGGAGGAGAATGTGAATATTTGCGTTACGGTTTTCAAACCTTGTTAAAATCAAATTCAGTAGATATTATTCAACCCGATATTTGTGCAACAGGAGGATTAACAGAGGCCAAACGTATTGCTGTTTTAGCTTCGGTATATGGAGTTGAGGTTGTTACGCATACCTGGGGTACAGGTATCGCTATTTCTGCTGCCTTGCATTTTGTAAGTAATTTGGATAGTATCCCAGGACGTTTGAAAATGCCGTATAATCAGATAGAATATGATCGGACAGAGAATGGTCTCCGAGAAGAGCTTACCACAACAAAAATGGTTGAGAAAAATGGTGAAATCATTGTTTCTGATGATCCAGGACTCGGATTTGAATTAAATGAAGATGTGTTATGTAAATATCTTTTAAAAGAATAG